The segment AAATATAGTTTTTTGGAGGAAAACATGGAAAACAAGAGTTTTAAAAGTGGCTTTGTTGCCTTGGCAGGAAAACCTAACGTCGGGAAATCAACATTGATAAACGCTTTGTTGGGCCAAAAAGTGGTTATCGTTTCTGACAAACCGCAAACCACAAGAAATAGAGTAAACTGCATATTAACGGAAGATCATTATCAAATAGTTTTTGTCGATACACCGGGTATTCACAAACCTATAAGAAAAATTGGGGAATACATGGTCAATATTGCAATAAATGCATTGAAAGGCGTTGACCTGATACTTTTTATGATTGATGCAAAGGATGGCTTAAGAAATTCAGATTTAAGAGTTGCCGAAATAGTCGATAAATCAAAAATTCCTACCATTCTTCTTGTCAACAAAGTTGATCTAGTAAAAGACAAAGAAAAGATTAACCTGATGACTAAAAAAATAAAAAGTTTGTGTTCAAATATACTTAAAACCATTGAAATTTCCGCTTTAACGGGTAAAAACCTTTTTGAATTAAAACAAAGTATTATAGATCTATTACCCGAAGGTCCACAATACTACCCAGAAGATATGATCACGGATAAACCGTCAAGGTTCATCATTTCTGAGCTAATTAGGGAAAAAATCTTTCATTTAACAAAGGAAGAGATCCCTCATTCAAGCGGGGTAG is part of the Petrotoga sibirica DSM 13575 genome and harbors:
- the era gene encoding GTPase Era, which produces MENKSFKSGFVALAGKPNVGKSTLINALLGQKVVIVSDKPQTTRNRVNCILTEDHYQIVFVDTPGIHKPIRKIGEYMVNIAINALKGVDLILFMIDAKDGLRNSDLRVAEIVDKSKIPTILLVNKVDLVKDKEKINLMTKKIKSLCSNILKTIEISALTGKNLFELKQSIIDLLPEGPQYYPEDMITDKPSRFIISELIREKIFHLTKEEIPHSSGVVIEELKERENGVLYVRAEIYVEKNSQKPIIIGKNGSMIKKIGQLARQDIEELFERKVYLDLYVKVRDKWRDDKNILNNIMEYKIEEIKD